Proteins encoded by one window of Microbacterium testaceum:
- a CDS encoding purine-nucleoside phosphorylase, producing MSNSTSHPLDDPAVDPFEIAAAAAADIARLSGVEHHDIAVTLGSGWGRAAELIGEETASFPATEVVGFSKPALEGHVGTLRSVRTPGGKNVLVIGARTHYYENHGVRRVVHSVRTAAATGAKTMILTNGAGGVRETWKPGQPVLISDHINLTADSPLEGATFIDLTDLYSKRLRDIARSIDPSLDEGVYTQFRGPHYETPAEVQMAKTIGGHIVGMSTALEAIAARQAGMEILGFSLITNLAAGIQQTPLSHEEVLEAGREAEPVISALLARVIGAL from the coding sequence ATGTCCAACAGCACCTCACACCCGCTCGACGACCCCGCGGTCGACCCGTTCGAGATCGCCGCCGCCGCGGCTGCCGACATCGCCCGCCTCTCGGGCGTCGAGCACCACGACATCGCCGTGACCCTCGGGTCCGGCTGGGGACGCGCCGCCGAGCTCATCGGCGAGGAGACGGCGTCGTTCCCCGCGACCGAGGTCGTCGGTTTCTCCAAGCCCGCCCTCGAGGGGCACGTCGGCACGCTCCGCAGCGTCCGCACCCCCGGCGGCAAGAACGTCCTCGTCATCGGCGCCCGCACGCACTACTACGAGAACCACGGCGTGCGCCGGGTCGTGCACAGCGTGCGCACCGCGGCCGCGACGGGTGCGAAAACGATGATCCTCACGAACGGCGCCGGCGGCGTCCGCGAGACGTGGAAGCCCGGCCAGCCCGTGCTCATCAGCGACCACATCAACCTCACGGCCGACTCGCCCCTCGAGGGCGCGACCTTCATCGACCTCACCGACCTGTACTCGAAGCGCCTGCGCGACATCGCCCGCTCGATCGACCCGTCGCTCGACGAGGGCGTGTACACGCAGTTCCGCGGGCCGCACTACGAGACGCCCGCCGAGGTGCAGATGGCCAAGACCATCGGCGGCCACATCGTCGGTATGTCGACCGCCCTCGAGGCGATCGCCGCGCGTCAGGCCGGCATGGAGATCCTGGGCTTCTCGCTCATCACGAACCTGGCCGCCGGCATCCAGCAGACGCCCCTCAGCCACGAAGAGGTGCTCGAAGCCGGCCGCGAGGCCGAGCCCGTGATCTCGGCGCTGCTCGCCCGCGTGATCGGCGCGTTGTGA
- a CDS encoding phospho-sugar mutase, which yields MAQDPDAVTREELSELLARVEDGDAEAAADLEDRFSTRLAFGTAGLRGTLGAGSNRMNRVLVAQAAAGFAAYLLERSGGETPTVVVGYDGRRNSDVFARDSVEIFAGAGLNAILLPRLLPTPVLAFAVRHLGADAGVMVTASHNPPDDNGYKVYLGGADEGAQIVSPADAEIAAHIQRIADEGNITTLPRSVGYANAPESVVEAYVSATAAVAPAPAAAEGLNWVYTAMHGVGWETVSRVLTEAGYPQPTVVEAQIHPDGRFPTVAFPNPEEPGAMDLSLETARAVDAELVIANDPDADRLAVAVPDADSEGGWRRLTGNEIGLLLGWRAAKATAGSGGSDADGPGAPASLACSLVSSPGLQAVAEHYGLEFHSTLTGFKWISRAPGIVFGFEEALGYLVNPTTVRDKDGISAAVALLSMASEARAQGRTVADLLQEFRDTFGAFASDQISVRVSDVSEIAGIMAALRAQPPAAVGEIAVSRIDDLLLGVDGLPPGDVLRLWLDDGSRLIVRPSGTEPKLKLYLDVRGSSAKKARRRLEALRAGAEELLVSVR from the coding sequence ATGGCGCAGGATCCGGATGCCGTGACCCGAGAAGAACTGTCGGAGCTGCTCGCGCGCGTCGAGGACGGCGATGCGGAGGCTGCCGCCGACCTCGAGGATCGTTTCTCGACGCGGCTGGCCTTCGGCACCGCGGGCCTGCGCGGAACGCTCGGTGCCGGCTCCAACCGCATGAATCGCGTGCTCGTCGCCCAGGCGGCGGCCGGTTTCGCGGCGTACCTGCTCGAGCGCTCGGGCGGCGAGACGCCGACGGTCGTCGTCGGGTACGACGGACGCCGAAATTCCGACGTGTTCGCGCGCGACTCGGTCGAGATCTTCGCCGGCGCGGGCCTGAACGCGATCCTGCTCCCCCGCCTGCTGCCCACGCCCGTGCTCGCCTTCGCCGTGCGCCACCTCGGTGCCGACGCGGGCGTCATGGTCACCGCCAGCCACAACCCGCCCGACGACAATGGCTACAAGGTCTACCTCGGCGGCGCCGACGAGGGCGCGCAGATCGTCTCGCCGGCGGATGCCGAGATCGCCGCCCACATCCAGCGGATCGCCGACGAGGGCAACATCACCACCCTCCCCCGCTCGGTCGGCTACGCCAACGCCCCCGAGTCGGTCGTCGAGGCGTACGTCTCCGCGACCGCCGCGGTGGCACCCGCACCCGCCGCAGCCGAGGGTCTCAACTGGGTCTACACCGCCATGCACGGCGTCGGATGGGAGACCGTCTCGCGCGTGCTGACCGAAGCGGGCTACCCCCAGCCCACCGTCGTCGAGGCGCAGATCCACCCCGACGGGCGCTTCCCGACCGTCGCGTTTCCCAACCCCGAAGAGCCCGGGGCCATGGACCTCTCGCTCGAGACCGCGCGCGCCGTCGACGCCGAGCTCGTCATCGCGAACGATCCGGATGCCGACCGCCTGGCCGTCGCGGTCCCCGACGCCGACTCCGAGGGCGGGTGGCGACGGCTGACCGGCAACGAGATCGGGCTGCTGCTGGGGTGGCGCGCGGCGAAGGCCACGGCCGGCTCGGGCGGCTCCGATGCGGACGGTCCCGGGGCGCCGGCATCCCTCGCCTGCTCTCTGGTCTCGTCGCCCGGACTCCAGGCCGTCGCCGAGCACTACGGTCTCGAGTTCCACTCCACCCTCACCGGGTTCAAGTGGATCTCGCGGGCGCCCGGCATCGTGTTCGGCTTCGAGGAGGCCCTCGGCTACCTCGTCAACCCGACGACCGTGCGCGACAAGGACGGGATCTCGGCCGCCGTGGCTCTTCTGAGCATGGCATCCGAGGCTCGCGCTCAGGGCCGCACCGTGGCTGACCTGCTGCAGGAGTTCCGCGACACGTTCGGCGCCTTCGCGAGCGACCAGATCTCGGTGCGCGTGAGCGATGTCAGCGAGATCGCGGGGATCATGGCCGCGCTGCGTGCCCAGCCCCCCGCCGCGGTGGGCGAGATCGCCGTGTCGCGCATCGACGACCTGCTGCTCGGCGTCGACGGACTGCCCCCGGGCGACGTGCTGCGCCTGTGGCTCGACGACGGCTCCCGCCTGATCGTTCGCCCCAGCGGCACCGAGCCGAAGCTGAAGCTGTACCTCGACGTGCGCGGCTCGTCGGCCAAGAAGGCGCGCCGGCGTCTCGAGGCCCTGCGCGCCGGGGCCGAGGAGCTGCTGGTGTCGGTGCGCTGA
- a CDS encoding BglG family transcription antiterminator, producing MTTKARQDRLLALLLRDGEWSTAASLADALGVTPRSVRSYVTAINARVPGGAAIESGPLGYRAGSDAAAALRALTGTDAGTPRDRLHTLVRRLLDSADGIDVFDTADALHVSAATLEADLSRVRGLLGGTELTLERSASTARLRGTEVAQRRLLSKLAHDEMDAGLFDLDALRRTLGEQSVGARAFGPFKAELVAELGALGYYVNEIGIGDVVMHIAIAADRTTRDRALGSPGGDSSDAAAAVVALLDRLTVKHIGVQLGSGDLRHLATLVLTRIVAPGSPAGDDVRSRLDPAVEVAVRRVVENAASEFLVDIAHDDFILRLALHVQNLLHRSREQAWSRNPLTRSLKSTYPMIFEVAVYIAKGLQDGLGIPILDDEIAYIAMHVGGRLERSRRADQLLTATIVCPGYYELHELLRSSVDRSLGQAIEVVGVETRIDPAWDSIETDLVLTTIDPPRPGDRFVRIQPFLTDADVERVQAAAGRIRRGRRLARLRAELERYFAPEAFVRGLDAADGEAGVIRRLGGMLVEQSVIDDAYVARAVEREAISSTAFTDALAVPHAMGMTATQTRIAIGIADPSIAWGEGRVQVVALVAFSETDREAFQTVFEQFVEVFSERDSVQRIVRRAVSFPAFLDELVAVIDG from the coding sequence GTGACGACGAAGGCTCGCCAAGACCGCCTGCTGGCCCTGTTGCTGCGGGACGGGGAATGGTCGACCGCTGCGTCTCTCGCCGACGCACTCGGGGTGACCCCGCGCAGTGTCCGGTCCTATGTCACGGCGATCAACGCCCGCGTCCCCGGCGGAGCGGCGATCGAGTCCGGGCCCCTCGGCTATCGCGCCGGGTCCGACGCCGCCGCAGCCCTTCGGGCCTTGACCGGAACGGATGCCGGCACCCCCCGCGACCGTCTGCACACCCTCGTCCGGCGGCTCCTGGATTCCGCCGACGGCATCGACGTCTTCGACACGGCGGACGCCCTGCACGTGAGTGCCGCGACCCTTGAGGCGGATCTGTCACGCGTGCGGGGACTGCTCGGCGGAACGGAGCTGACGCTCGAGCGCTCGGCATCCACCGCCCGCCTGCGCGGAACCGAGGTCGCCCAACGCCGGCTCCTGTCGAAACTGGCGCACGACGAGATGGACGCCGGGCTCTTCGACCTCGACGCCCTGCGTCGCACGCTCGGCGAGCAGTCGGTCGGCGCCCGCGCGTTCGGGCCGTTCAAAGCCGAACTCGTCGCCGAACTCGGCGCCCTCGGCTACTACGTCAACGAGATCGGCATCGGCGACGTGGTGATGCACATCGCGATCGCCGCCGACCGCACCACGCGCGATCGGGCCCTTGGCTCCCCGGGCGGGGATTCGTCGGATGCCGCGGCCGCCGTCGTCGCCCTGCTCGACCGACTGACGGTGAAGCACATCGGCGTGCAACTCGGCTCGGGCGACCTGCGCCACCTCGCGACCCTCGTGCTGACCCGCATCGTCGCACCCGGCTCCCCGGCCGGCGACGACGTGCGCTCCCGCCTCGACCCGGCGGTCGAGGTGGCCGTGCGCCGGGTCGTCGAGAACGCGGCATCCGAGTTCCTCGTCGACATCGCCCACGACGACTTCATCCTGCGCCTGGCGCTGCACGTGCAGAACCTTCTGCACCGCTCGCGTGAGCAGGCGTGGTCGCGCAATCCGCTGACGCGGTCGCTGAAGTCGACGTACCCGATGATCTTCGAGGTCGCGGTCTACATCGCCAAGGGGCTGCAGGACGGCCTGGGCATCCCGATCCTCGACGACGAGATCGCCTACATCGCGATGCACGTCGGCGGCCGCCTCGAGCGCAGCCGCCGCGCCGACCAACTGCTGACGGCGACGATCGTGTGCCCCGGGTATTACGAGCTGCACGAGCTCCTGCGCTCGAGCGTCGACCGCTCGCTCGGCCAGGCGATCGAGGTCGTGGGCGTCGAGACGCGCATCGACCCGGCGTGGGACTCGATCGAGACCGACCTCGTGCTCACGACCATCGACCCGCCGCGGCCGGGCGACCGGTTCGTGCGGATCCAGCCGTTCCTCACCGACGCCGACGTCGAGCGCGTGCAAGCCGCCGCCGGTCGCATCCGCCGCGGGCGGCGTCTGGCGCGCCTGCGGGCCGAGCTCGAACGGTACTTCGCGCCCGAGGCATTTGTGCGGGGGCTGGATGCCGCTGACGGCGAGGCCGGCGTCATCCGACGCCTCGGCGGGATGCTCGTCGAGCAGAGCGTGATCGACGACGCCTACGTGGCTCGGGCCGTGGAGCGCGAGGCCATCTCGTCCACCGCGTTCACCGACGCGCTCGCCGTGCCTCACGCGATGGGCATGACGGCGACCCAGACCCGCATCGCCATCGGCATCGCCGACCCCTCGATCGCATGGGGCGAGGGTCGCGTGCAGGTCGTGGCGCTCGTGGCCTTCAGCGAGACCGACCGCGAGGCCTTCCAGACGGTGTTCGAGCAGTTCGTCGAGGTGTTCAGCGAGCGCGACAGCGTGCAGCGCATCGTCCGCCGCGCGGTGTCGTTCCCCGCGTTCCTGGACGAACTGGTCGCGGTGATCGACGGCTGA
- a CDS encoding PTS sugar transporter subunit IIB, whose amino-acid sequence MRILVVCGAGASSTFVAQRVRRAAHEKGLDYSASAGTSRSLPIDLDAADLVLVGPHLAPELERIRLEAAPRGVTVVLLPDDVFADQSGTRTLALVEDALRSAQPADTI is encoded by the coding sequence ATGAGGATCCTCGTGGTGTGTGGAGCGGGTGCGTCGAGCACGTTCGTCGCGCAACGCGTCCGTCGTGCTGCGCACGAGAAGGGCCTGGACTACTCCGCCTCGGCGGGAACCTCGCGGTCCCTCCCGATCGACCTCGACGCCGCCGATCTCGTGCTGGTCGGCCCGCACCTCGCCCCCGAACTCGAGCGCATCCGCCTCGAGGCCGCCCCGCGCGGCGTGACCGTCGTCCTGCTGCCCGACGACGTCTTCGCCGACCAGAGCGGCACCCGAACCCTCGCCCTGGTCGAGGACGCCCTGCGTTCCGCCCAGCCCGCGGACACGATCTGA
- a CDS encoding HPr family phosphocarrier protein codes for MPHLTRTVRIGSSHGLHARPAKLFAQAAKDSGIPVTLAKDAGKPINAASILGIIALGLEQGDYVTLTADGDNAEATLERLAELLTTDHDAE; via the coding sequence ATGCCCCACCTGACACGCACCGTCCGCATCGGATCGTCGCACGGACTGCACGCGCGCCCCGCGAAGCTCTTCGCGCAGGCGGCGAAGGACTCCGGCATCCCGGTGACCCTCGCCAAGGACGCGGGGAAGCCGATCAACGCCGCGAGCATCCTCGGGATCATCGCGCTGGGACTCGAGCAGGGCGACTATGTGACCCTCACCGCCGACGGCGACAACGCCGAAGCGACGCTGGAGCGCCTCGCGGAGCTTCTCACCACCGACCACGACGCCGAGTAA